The sequence attgctcgagtctgctcctctgactttctattgcgttgtcaaattctgtaattttattgttaatcttttggatttctacatgctgttgctctatggattcttgcaacttgttaatttttccactatgttcttgaataatctttttgagttcttcaacagttttatcagtgtgttccttggctttttctgcatttatcctaatttcatttgtgatatctttaagcattctgtaaattagttttttatattctgtatctgataattccaggattgtatcttcatttgggaaagattttgattcttttgttcggggggttggagaagctgtcatggtctgtttctttatgtggtttgatatggactgctgtctccgagccatcactgggaaactagattttccaagtagtcggctaaaaaaaaatgcagtcagatccctatctgaattctctctctggctccgggtattcagatgttaatggggtcgcctggggagggtgggggagggatctgagagctaggagtgtagcaccacagaatatagagctgaacaccacgttcacgctccgcccccgttcgccaaaatccgggctggacgggtccctggctaggacactgctttccttgctcggaaaccagtcacttcctcctggggacttcctccagtgtgcggcaccgctcgtgggcactgggtgggcgtttcccgcacgaactgGTGGGCCCggccccagggtctattcaggcgattataattgggtcccgcggtcacgccccgcccgtgcgtgcgtccaaatcccagcgggatgacttccgggttgagacgctgctttctccgttccggaaccagtcacttcctcctggggacttctccttccggagcgccgcacctctcgcgcaaactgggttggcgtcacctgcacggccaggtgggcccgccccctgggtcaattcagggtaataaaaatggaccccgcgctcaagccccgctcgtgcgcgtgcccaagtcccagcaggacggcaccccgtctgggacgctgctgtccgcgcttcgggaccaatcacttcctcccggggacttctccttccggtgtgccacacctctcgcgcaaactgggagggcgtcactcgcacgaccaggtggtcccgccccctgcgtcaattcagggtaatgaaaatggaccccgcgctcatgccccgcctgcGCATGCGCATgcgcgcgtgcccagatcccagcggaatggcttcccgtctgggatgctgctttccctgctttgagaccagacacttccggggatttctccctctggtgtgtcACGCCACAcacgcggactgggtgtgcgtcgtCCCGCACGAacatgtgggccccgccctggggtcactttagggaaatatagttgacccccccccgctcgtgccccgtcggcttctcgcctaactcccggcgggacggcaccccagctgggacgctgttctcccccctcccagatcagtcactgcctcccgggtgcttctccctccggctgcgcctctacgccgcccgcgccaacctgctaaacttcctcccgggatgggttcgggggggaaagggtgggccccctttctgtgccatctgcccccctgggctctgccccagatcgggctccgaaggtcacctgcctggtgcactggctcctggttctgaaaacagtcgctgtctgcccgtatttgttcgttttccgtctctaagtctgtgcttgttgttcagagttcgtagattgttatgtatgtgatcgattcccttgtttttccgagtctttgttgcaagagggttccgcggtagcgtccacctagtccgccatcttggccccggatcccactatatatattttatatacttttttaatatttatatatatatttttataactctGCAGGAGCCCAGGTTgtgcagtggctaaagagcttggcagttccaatccaccaacccctccttggaaaccctatggatcagttctactctgtcctatagggttgctgtgagttggaatcgactcaacggtaacaggtctggttttctggtttataacTCTGTAAGAATATATCACACATTTTGTAAgtatttatttacataaataCTTGCATTAAAAATGGCATTAATCtccttttctcatttatttttgacTCTCTGGAAGATAGCAGTGGATTATTtctaaaccaaacaaacaaaacccactcccctcaagtcaattcccactcatagcaaccgtgtaggacagagtagaacttccaaagctataaatctttatggaagcagagtgccacatctttctcccacggactaggaggtgggttcaaaacactgaccttttggttttgcAGCTGAGTGATTTAACCATTGTGATATCAGGGATCCATGGATTATAACTACACACACAACTAGCggattataattttatataagaTGTGGAGGGGAGCCCATATCCACAGAACATGCATAATATGTgagcctctgggtggcacaaatgcttaagtgTTCAACTATTAATCAAAAGTtattggttcaaactcacccagaggcacctcagaaaaaagtttTGGTGACCTGCTTGCAAAAagtcagccttgaaaacactatggagtgcagttctactctgtaacacacggggtcgccacgtATAAATGCATATACATGACACACCTTTTTATACATCGTGGTGATGGCTATTGTTTATCCTTCAACTTAAATGAGTGGTGGTTTGGGGTTAGATTATCTGACATTTAGGGCTGATAAATTATTTCTTTCCTTGCCTTCCATCTTAATAAGGGATAATattcttaaaatgaaaaaaacgACAAGAGGTAAATGAGATTTCTGAGTTCCCTTGAATAGAGGTCTACAACTTTTCATTAATATCTCAAAAATATGAAAGTAACAAACAGCATTGCAATAAGGGATTTTTAAGAAGTAGTCATGGAAATTAGGATGCTGAAATAATTAGTACTACCATGTTCAATCACAATATTTTGTATAATTCtgatgaaatatttattaaaacagTGACCTTCAGAGAGCGTgttacatagtaggtgttcaaaaaagatttgaaaaaaaaaatggcaaagtaCAGTCAGATATTTAATAAGGTTGACAATGAATGGGACATGAGTTAAGCTATaactgaataaatgaacaattcccattttttttccccattttttttcctttcagataATGACAGAGCTTTGTAACTAACCTAAGGCTTAAGCAGTGTTAAGATGCTCAATTTCACCCACGTAACAGAGTTTATTCTTTTGGGATTAACCAGTCGTCAGGAATGGAGAATTCTCTTCTTCATCGTGTTTCTCATGGTCTATGTTATCACCATGGTAGGCAATATTGGCATGATCATGTTAATTAAAGTCAGTCCACAGCTTAACagccccatgtactttttcctcagtcaTTTGTCATTTGTTGACATTTGGTTTTCTTCCAACGTCACCCCTAAAATGTTGGAAAACCTTTTGTCAGagacaaaaataatttcttattctggttgttTAGTGCAGTGTTTTTTCTTTATTGCCCTTGCCCATCTAGAAATTTTTATTCTTGCTGTCATGGCCTTTGACAGATGCATGGCCATTGGCAATCCTCTACTCTATGGCAGCAAAATGTCAAGGGTTGTCTGTGTTCGACTGATTTCATTCCCTTACATATATGGCTTTCTGACTAGTCTTGCAGCAACATTATGGACTTATGGCTTGTACTTCTGTGGGAAAATTGAAATCAACCACTTCTACTGTGCAGACCCACCCCTCATCAAAATGGCCTGTGCTGGGACCTATGTAAAAGAATATACAATGATCATACCTGCGGGCATTAACTTTACATTTTCTTTGCCTATAATTATCATCTCTTATCTATTCATTCTCATTGCCATTCTACGGATGCGTTCAGCAGAAGGGAGGCggaaggccttctccacctgtgggtcCCATCTGACAGCTGTCATCATATTTTATGGGACTCTTATCTTCATGTATCTCAGACGTCCCACTGAGGAGTCCGTGGAGCAGGGGAAAATGGTGGCTGTGTTTTATACCACAGTGATCCCCATGCTGAATCCCATGATCTACAGTCTGAGGAACAAAGACGTGAAAGAAGCCATGAACAAAGTAATCACCAGAACATGTTTAGCGAAATAAAATTGAGTTCATTTTGTCTTCTATGCTTCACGGATATTTGTTTGGCAGGAGGTTATCGCCCAGTACAGAGGAACATTAAACTTAAGACACTTTCAATGCactgaaaagaacaaaaagagagagagagactgaaaatgggaaagaaaaaaactagattGGCATATTTGTGTTGAAGTTAAATAGTGAAGATTAACTAAAAACAAATTAATTAGTTGAAAAGGTGCTCCAGACATAGTTTACAAATACAGAAATTGAACTTTTTCATATAggtagtatcttagttatctagtgctgctataacagaaataccacaagcagatggctttaacaaagaaacatttattctctcacagtcgatgaggctggaagtccaaatgcaTGGTACCAACTCTAGGCaacagctttctctttctgtcaactctaggggaaggtccttgtcatcaattttcccctgtcCTAGGagtttttcagtgcagggacctcaggtacAAATTACCTGCTCTCCTCCGGTttccactttcttggtggtaggatgtCCCCCTATTTCTCTgatgttttctctc comes from Elephas maximus indicus isolate mEleMax1 chromosome 7, mEleMax1 primary haplotype, whole genome shotgun sequence and encodes:
- the LOC126080751 gene encoding olfactory receptor 5M3-like, which codes for MLNFTHVTEFILLGLTSRQEWRILFFIVFLMVYVITMVGNIGMIMLIKVSPQLNSPMYFFLSHLSFVDIWFSSNVTPKMLENLLSETKIISYSGCLVQCFFFIALAHLEIFILAVMAFDRCMAIGNPLLYGSKMSRVVCVRLISFPYIYGFLTSLAATLWTYGLYFCGKIEINHFYCADPPLIKMACAGTYVKEYTMIIPAGINFTFSLPIIIISYLFILIAILRMRSAEGRRKAFSTCGSHLTAVIIFYGTLIFMYLRRPTEESVEQGKMVAVFYTTVIPMLNPMIYSLRNKDVKEAMNKVITRTCLAK